One window from the genome of Methylomarinovum caldicuralii encodes:
- the rsmI gene encoding 16S rRNA (cytidine(1402)-2'-O)-methyltransferase, translated as MSGTLYVVATPIGHLGDISERALATLRQADLIAAEDTRHCQQLLNHYGISTPVTALHDHNERARVDGILDRLRAGSDVALVSDAGTPLINDPGFLLVRAAHEAGIRVSPVPGPCAAIAALSAAGLATDRFAFEGFPPRTSSARRRFFEGLRDEPRTLVFYESCHRLLPCLEDLAATFPPQRRLVIAKELTKVHERFIISEVAGAALRFRDHPDRLKGEFVLVLEGAPRDKTGLSAEQRRVLDLLLEECSLKTAVSLAEKITGARKKLLYQAALERQKPGT; from the coding sequence ATGAGCGGCACGCTTTATGTGGTCGCCACCCCCATCGGCCATCTCGGCGACATCAGCGAGCGGGCGCTGGCGACGCTGCGCCAGGCCGACCTGATCGCCGCCGAGGACACCCGCCACTGTCAACAGCTGCTGAACCACTACGGGATTTCCACACCGGTCACGGCCCTGCACGATCATAACGAACGCGCCCGGGTCGACGGCATCCTGGACCGCCTCCGGGCCGGCAGCGATGTGGCGCTGGTTTCCGACGCCGGCACGCCGCTCATCAACGATCCAGGCTTTCTGCTGGTCCGGGCCGCCCACGAAGCCGGCATCCGGGTCAGTCCGGTTCCGGGTCCCTGTGCCGCCATCGCCGCCCTCTCCGCCGCCGGACTGGCCACCGACCGCTTCGCCTTCGAGGGCTTCCCGCCCCGGACTTCGAGCGCCCGCCGCCGCTTCTTCGAGGGTCTGCGCGACGAGCCGCGCACGCTGGTGTTCTACGAATCCTGCCACCGCCTCCTGCCCTGCCTGGAGGATCTGGCCGCCACCTTTCCGCCGCAGCGCCGCCTGGTCATCGCCAAGGAACTGACCAAGGTGCACGAACGCTTCATCATCAGCGAGGTCGCCGGGGCGGCGCTGCGCTTCCGGGACCATCCCGACCGGCTGAAGGGGGAATTCGTCCTGGTTCTGGAGGGTGCCCCCCGGGACAAGACCGGCCTGTCGGCGGAGCAGCGCCGCGTGCTGGACCTGCTGCTGGAAGAATGCTCCCTCAAAACCGCCGTCTCCCTGGCGGAGAAAATCACCGGGGCGCGGAAAAAATTGCTCTACCAGGCGGCGCTGGAACGGCAAAAGCCGGGAACCTGA
- a CDS encoding GIDE domain-containing protein, translating to MAAFAAWLQTLPPWQFQVLIAAAAVVTLTALWLGVRKLRLARLIEDTQTARVRSAPQGFVELEGRAVMLEGEPVIAPLSGRYCVWYRYRVEEWRQGFRQRGHWRVVEAGESEALFALEDGSGRCIVDPAGAQVVTHHEDNWRSDERLPPGHHDPFGTYRYRESRLEADDPLYALGWFQTLRGAGDDSLKAETARLLRRWKADRAALLQRFDINRDGKIDPKEWQLVRKQAEQTVLRQRLQRETPDAVNLLRQPPRRGQPYVLSSYPQAHLSRRYRWQVWGGLLAFVLLAAFIAWCLQQRPV from the coding sequence ATGGCCGCCTTCGCCGCCTGGCTGCAGACCCTGCCGCCTTGGCAGTTCCAGGTTCTGATCGCGGCCGCGGCCGTGGTGACGCTGACCGCGTTGTGGCTGGGCGTCCGGAAACTGCGCCTGGCGCGCCTGATCGAGGACACCCAGACCGCCCGCGTCCGTTCCGCACCCCAAGGATTCGTGGAACTGGAAGGGCGGGCGGTGATGCTCGAGGGAGAGCCGGTCATCGCCCCGCTCAGCGGCAGGTACTGCGTCTGGTACCGCTACCGGGTGGAGGAATGGCGTCAGGGGTTCAGGCAGCGGGGCCACTGGCGCGTGGTCGAAGCGGGCGAGAGCGAGGCGCTGTTCGCCCTGGAGGACGGCAGCGGCCGCTGCATCGTCGATCCGGCCGGAGCCCAGGTGGTAACGCACCACGAGGACAACTGGCGCAGCGACGAACGGCTGCCGCCGGGCCACCACGATCCCTTCGGGACCTACCGCTATCGGGAAAGCCGGCTCGAAGCGGACGACCCGCTGTACGCCCTGGGCTGGTTTCAGACCCTCCGGGGGGCGGGGGACGACAGCCTGAAGGCGGAAACCGCCCGCTTGCTGCGGCGCTGGAAGGCCGACCGGGCGGCGCTGTTGCAGCGTTTCGATATCAACCGCGACGGCAAGATCGATCCGAAGGAATGGCAGCTGGTGCGCAAGCAGGCGGAACAGACAGTGCTGCGCCAACGCCTGCAGCGGGAGACCCCGGATGCGGTGAACCTCCTGCGGCAGCCCCCGCGGCGCGGTCAGCCTTATGTGCTTTCAAGCTATCCCCAAGCGCATTTGAGCCGGCGTTACCGCTGGCAGGTATGGGGCGGGCTGCTGGCTTTCGTCCTGCTCGCCGCCTTCATTGCCTGGTGTCTGCAGCAGCGTCCAGTTTGA
- a CDS encoding LemA family protein, translated as MLVFVAVLAAALIIVFVYGVVIYNRLVDLKHAVSQAWSNIQVLLKQRHDELPKLVEVCKRYMKFEQATLEKVMQARNRVFQAQQQGDLERLGAAEGQLRQGLMNLFAVAENYPELKADRAFQHLESRITELENAIADRREFYNAAVNANNVRIEQFPDVILARWFNFKPFELLRFEADEIRDVELGSLFG; from the coding sequence ATGCTCGTTTTCGTCGCCGTCCTGGCTGCCGCCCTCATTATCGTGTTTGTTTACGGGGTTGTCATATACAACCGCCTGGTCGATCTCAAACACGCCGTCTCCCAGGCCTGGTCGAACATTCAGGTGCTGCTCAAACAACGTCACGACGAACTGCCGAAACTGGTCGAGGTTTGCAAACGTTACATGAAGTTCGAGCAGGCCACCCTGGAAAAGGTGATGCAGGCGCGCAACCGCGTGTTCCAGGCCCAGCAGCAGGGGGATCTGGAGCGGCTGGGGGCGGCCGAGGGCCAGCTGCGTCAGGGACTGATGAACCTGTTCGCGGTGGCGGAGAACTACCCCGAGCTCAAGGCCGACCGCGCCTTTCAGCACCTGGAGAGCCGCATCACCGAGCTGGAGAACGCCATCGCCGACCGGCGGGAATTTTACAACGCCGCCGTCAACGCCAACAACGTCCGCATCGAGCAGTTTCCCGACGTGATTCTGGCGCGCTGGTTCAACTTCAAGCCCTTCGAACTGCTGCGCTTCGAGGCCGACGAGATCCGCGACGTCGAGCTGGGCTCCCTGTTCGGCTGA
- a CDS encoding gamma carbonic anhydrase family protein produces MKRQTFEDKVPYFGPRVYVADTALVIGNVHLDEDVSVWPQAVLRGDIHHIHVGRASNIQDACVLHVTHDSPYSPGGFALRIGHQVTVGHRAVLHGCTVGDRCLIGIGAIVMDGAVLEDEVILGAGALVPPGKRLTSGQVYVGSPARPQRPLNDQERQFLRYSADHYVELKNRYLGI; encoded by the coding sequence TTGAAGCGCCAGACATTCGAAGACAAGGTTCCCTATTTCGGCCCCAGGGTCTATGTCGCCGACACCGCCCTGGTCATCGGCAACGTTCATCTCGACGAGGACGTCTCCGTCTGGCCTCAGGCAGTGCTGCGCGGCGACATCCACCACATCCACGTGGGCCGGGCCAGCAACATCCAGGACGCCTGCGTCCTCCACGTCACCCACGACAGCCCCTACAGTCCCGGCGGCTTTGCGCTGCGGATCGGCCACCAGGTGACCGTGGGCCACCGGGCGGTGCTGCACGGCTGCACCGTCGGCGACCGCTGCCTGATCGGCATCGGCGCCATCGTCATGGACGGGGCGGTGCTGGAGGACGAGGTCATCCTCGGCGCCGGCGCTCTGGTACCGCCGGGAAAACGGCTGACCTCCGGCCAGGTCTATGTCGGCAGCCCGGCCCGCCCGCAGCGGCCCCTGAACGACCAGGAACGGCAATTCCTGCGCTATTCCGCCGACCATTACGTGGAACTGAAAAACCGCTATCTTGGCATCTGA
- a CDS encoding ATP-binding cassette domain-containing protein: MLSFHDVSLRRGARLLFAHADFTVQRGDKTGLVGANGAGKSSLLGLICGELTPDSGHIRMPPGLVIAAVSQEIAALERPALEFVLDGDRELRRLEAELRQAEADGDGLRQAELHARLEAIGGYQAKARAARLLAGLGFSQDDLSRPVAEFSGGWRMRLNLAQALMCRSDLLLLDEPTNHLDLDAVIWLQEWLNRYPGTLLLISHDRDFLDETCDHILHIDHGQVRHYSGNYSAFEKLRAQALAQQQAAWRRQQQERQRLQQFVNRFRAKATKARQAQSRIKMLERLEEIAPAHVDSPFRFRLRRPEHLPFPLLRLERVRAGYPARTILREVDFHLDPGDRIGLLGPNGAGKSTLIKTLAGRLPPLAGELETAEQLKIGYFAQHQLEQLDPDRTALEHLQHLDRSAEEQKLRAFLGGFGFSGERATTPVATFSGGEKARLALGLIVYQRPNLLLLDEPTNHLDLEMRHALTLALQDYEGALVLVSHDRHLLRTTTDRFWLVADGRVRPYDGDLEDYRRWLLQQRNLGDAPKPQRAAPSRRDLRREEARRRQQLQPLKQALAKAEADYERLSAEQAGLEAQLADPGLYQEDAREQLQTLLKRKGEIDRQLAEAEAAWLAAEERLEQARRTQV, translated from the coding sequence ATGCTCAGCTTTCATGACGTTTCCCTGCGCCGCGGCGCCCGGCTGCTGTTCGCGCACGCCGATTTCACCGTACAGCGCGGCGACAAGACGGGCCTGGTGGGGGCCAACGGCGCCGGCAAATCCAGCCTGCTGGGCTTGATCTGCGGCGAGCTGACGCCCGACAGCGGCCACATCCGGATGCCGCCCGGCCTGGTGATCGCTGCCGTGTCCCAGGAGATCGCCGCCCTCGAACGCCCGGCGCTGGAATTCGTCCTCGACGGCGACCGGGAACTGCGCCGGCTGGAAGCCGAGCTGCGCCAAGCGGAAGCAGACGGCGACGGCCTGCGCCAGGCCGAACTCCACGCCCGCCTCGAAGCCATCGGCGGCTATCAGGCCAAAGCCCGGGCCGCCCGCCTGCTCGCCGGCCTCGGTTTTTCCCAGGACGATCTGTCACGGCCGGTGGCGGAATTTTCCGGCGGCTGGCGCATGCGCCTGAACCTGGCCCAGGCCCTGATGTGCCGCTCCGACCTGCTGCTGCTGGACGAACCCACCAACCACCTGGACCTGGATGCGGTGATCTGGCTGCAGGAATGGCTCAACCGCTATCCCGGCACCCTGCTGCTGATCTCCCACGACCGGGACTTTCTCGACGAGACCTGCGACCACATCCTCCACATCGACCACGGTCAGGTGCGCCATTACAGCGGCAACTATTCGGCCTTCGAAAAACTGCGCGCCCAGGCCCTGGCCCAGCAGCAGGCCGCCTGGCGCCGCCAGCAACAGGAACGCCAGCGCCTGCAGCAGTTCGTCAACCGTTTCCGCGCCAAGGCCACCAAGGCCCGCCAGGCCCAGAGCCGGATCAAGATGCTCGAACGCCTGGAGGAGATCGCCCCGGCCCACGTGGACTCCCCCTTCCGATTCCGCCTCCGGCGCCCCGAACATCTGCCCTTCCCCCTGCTGCGGCTGGAGAGGGTGCGCGCCGGTTATCCCGCGCGCACCATTCTGCGTGAGGTGGATTTCCATCTCGACCCCGGCGACCGCATCGGTCTGCTCGGTCCCAACGGCGCCGGAAAATCCACCCTGATCAAGACTCTGGCCGGCCGGCTTCCGCCTCTGGCGGGCGAACTGGAAACCGCCGAGCAGCTGAAGATCGGCTATTTCGCCCAGCATCAGCTGGAGCAGCTCGACCCGGACCGCACCGCCCTGGAACACCTGCAACACCTCGACCGCAGCGCCGAGGAACAGAAGCTGCGCGCCTTTCTGGGCGGCTTCGGCTTCAGCGGCGAGCGCGCCACCACCCCGGTGGCGACCTTCTCCGGCGGCGAGAAGGCCCGGCTCGCCCTGGGGCTGATCGTCTATCAGCGCCCCAACCTGCTGCTGCTGGACGAGCCCACCAATCACCTGGATCTGGAGATGCGCCACGCCCTTACCCTGGCCCTGCAGGACTACGAAGGGGCTTTGGTGCTGGTATCCCACGACCGCCATCTGCTGCGCACCACCACCGACCGCTTCTGGCTGGTGGCCGACGGCCGGGTACGCCCCTACGACGGCGATCTGGAGGACTACCGCCGCTGGCTGCTGCAGCAGCGGAACTTAGGCGACGCCCCCAAACCTCAGCGCGCCGCCCCCTCCCGCAGGGATCTGCGCCGCGAGGAGGCCCGCCGCCGCCAGCAGCTCCAGCCTCTCAAACAGGCCCTGGCAAAGGCCGAAGCCGACTACGAACGCCTCAGCGCCGAACAGGCCGGGCTGGAAGCGCAGCTGGCCGATCCGGGGCTGTACCAGGAAGACGCCCGGGAACAGCTGCAAACCCTGCTCAAACGCAAGGGGGAAATCGACAGGCAACTAGCCGAAGCCGAAGCGGCCTGGCTGGCGGCTGAGGAAAGGCTGGAACAGGCCCGCCGGACCCAGGTCTGA
- a CDS encoding universal stress protein, translating into MQPYQHILIAADFSEHGELVAARARDLAERYQARLSLLHVVDNLPVTDSIYGPIIPFDTDITEQLIAASKEKLDKMGETLGVPPERRWVEVGSPKVEIVRVAEEEGVDLIVVGSHSRRGLGTLLGSTASSVILHAKCDVLAVRLKED; encoded by the coding sequence ATGCAGCCGTATCAGCACATTCTCATCGCCGCCGACTTTTCCGAACACGGGGAACTGGTCGCCGCACGCGCCAGGGATCTGGCCGAGCGCTACCAGGCCAGGCTCAGTCTCCTCCACGTGGTGGACAATCTGCCGGTGACCGACTCCATCTACGGTCCCATCATTCCCTTCGACACCGATATCACCGAACAGCTGATCGCCGCCTCCAAGGAAAAGCTCGACAAGATGGGAGAAACCCTGGGGGTGCCGCCGGAGCGGCGCTGGGTCGAAGTCGGCAGTCCCAAGGTGGAGATCGTCCGCGTCGCCGAGGAGGAGGGCGTTGATCTGATCGTGGTCGGCTCCCACAGCCGCCGGGGGCTGGGGACCCTGCTGGGTTCGACCGCCTCCAGCGTCATCCTTCACGCCAAGTGCGACGTGCTGGCAGTACGGCTGAAGGAGGACTGA
- a CDS encoding CBS domain-containing protein → MNGIRTIIRVRDIMRTDFGTIDGIATVDEALRTMKRLKTSVLLVNKRHEDDEYGLITSADIARHVLARDRSPERVNVYEVMEKPVIAVHPDMDIRYCSRLFARYRLVRAPVIENRMAIGMVSPNSLVLDGLYQLLK, encoded by the coding sequence ATGAACGGGATTCGAACCATCATCCGGGTGCGCGACATCATGCGCACCGACTTCGGCACGATCGACGGCATCGCCACCGTGGACGAGGCCCTGCGGACCATGAAACGGCTCAAGACCTCGGTGCTGCTGGTGAACAAGCGCCACGAGGACGACGAGTACGGCCTCATCACCTCCGCCGACATCGCCCGTCACGTGCTCGCCCGGGACCGCTCCCCCGAGCGGGTCAACGTCTATGAGGTGATGGAGAAGCCGGTGATCGCAGTCCACCCGGACATGGACATCCGCTACTGTTCGCGCCTGTTCGCCCGCTACCGCCTGGTGCGCGCCCCGGTGATCGAGAACCGGATGGCGATCGGCATGGTGAGCCCCAATTCCCTGGTGCTCGACGGCCTGTATCAGCTGCTGAAGTAG
- a CDS encoding P-II family nitrogen regulator, whose translation MRFKLIVVFVEDDKTELVLETAREYGATGATVITNARGEGTVRPRTFLGLSLETQRDVVLMLVEEHLSRTILEAVARAAAFDDTPGTGIAFQIDVEDAVGVRHQVEKLVPLIEGEI comes from the coding sequence ATGCGTTTCAAACTGATCGTGGTTTTCGTGGAGGATGACAAGACCGAGCTGGTGCTCGAAACCGCGCGCGAATACGGCGCCACCGGGGCCACCGTCATCACCAACGCCCGCGGCGAGGGCACGGTGCGTCCGCGCACCTTCCTGGGACTGAGCCTGGAAACCCAGCGTGACGTGGTGCTGATGCTGGTGGAGGAACACCTGAGCCGCACCATCCTGGAGGCGGTCGCGCGGGCGGCGGCATTCGACGACACGCCGGGAACCGGCATCGCTTTTCAGATCGACGTGGAGGACGCCGTGGGGGTGCGCCACCAGGTGGAGAAGCTGGTGCCTCTGATCGAAGGAGAGATCTGA
- a CDS encoding DUF1538 domain-containing protein — translation MAWLKDLLGAMTDLMPIAVTIGVFQLGVIRRPLPQWRRLLGGLALVVVGMALFLRGLESALFPLGELMARQLTGPGFIDPAQGTLAYGWVYAFAFCLGFTTTLAEPALIAVALKAQEISGGAIHAWGLRLAVSLGVAIGLVLGAYRIVSGASLFAFIVGGYAVVVVQTAFAPRSIVGLAYDSGGVTTSTVTVPLVTALGLGLARAVPGRDVLVDGFGLIAFASLFPIMTVLGYAQLAEWSARRGH, via the coding sequence ATGGCTTGGTTGAAGGATTTGCTGGGAGCGATGACCGACCTCATGCCGATTGCAGTCACCATCGGCGTGTTCCAGCTCGGAGTCATTCGCCGCCCGTTGCCCCAGTGGCGCCGGCTGCTGGGCGGTCTGGCGCTGGTGGTGGTCGGCATGGCCTTGTTTCTGCGCGGGCTGGAGTCGGCCCTGTTTCCGCTGGGGGAGCTGATGGCCCGCCAGCTCACCGGCCCCGGCTTCATTGATCCGGCGCAGGGGACGCTGGCCTATGGCTGGGTGTATGCGTTTGCCTTCTGTCTGGGTTTCACCACCACCCTGGCGGAACCGGCCCTCATCGCCGTGGCCCTCAAGGCCCAGGAAATCTCCGGCGGCGCCATCCATGCCTGGGGGCTGCGCCTGGCGGTGTCGCTGGGGGTGGCCATCGGGCTGGTGCTGGGGGCCTACCGCATCGTCAGCGGCGCCAGCCTGTTCGCCTTCATCGTCGGCGGTTATGCGGTGGTGGTGGTGCAGACCGCTTTCGCGCCCCGGTCGATCGTCGGTCTGGCCTACGATTCCGGGGGGGTGACCACCTCGACGGTGACCGTGCCTCTGGTCACGGCCCTGGGATTGGGGCTGGCCCGGGCGGTGCCGGGGCGGGACGTGCTGGTGGACGGTTTCGGACTGATCGCCTTCGCCAGCCTGTTTCCGATCATGACCGTGCTGGGGTATGCTCAACTGGCCGAATGGTCGGCACGACGAGGACATTGA
- a CDS encoding DUF1538 domain-containing protein translates to MAIGRAFLRQLLASALDLAPVLLVIILFQMGVVRQPLPDLAGLLAGIGLTVAGLTCFVLGLEQALFPLGESLAYAFARKGSLFWLCVFAFCLGFATTVAEPALIAVAGQAAEIAAAGGLIAASPAAQAGYALGLRLAVALAVGVALVVGVLRIVYGWSLARLMILGYVAVMAVTGLAPAEIIGIAYDSGGVTTSTITVPLVTALGVGLAHSIRGRNPLVDGFGLIAFASLTPMIFVMLYGIAMQWLG, encoded by the coding sequence TTGGCCATCGGCCGTGCCTTCTTGCGTCAGTTGCTTGCCAGCGCCCTTGATCTGGCGCCGGTACTGCTCGTCATCATCCTGTTCCAGATGGGGGTGGTGCGTCAGCCTCTGCCGGATCTGGCTGGTTTGCTCGCCGGCATCGGCCTGACCGTGGCGGGGCTGACCTGTTTCGTGCTCGGCCTGGAACAGGCTCTGTTTCCCCTGGGGGAATCGCTGGCCTATGCCTTCGCCCGCAAAGGCAGTCTGTTCTGGCTCTGCGTCTTCGCCTTCTGTCTCGGTTTCGCCACCACAGTCGCGGAACCGGCGCTGATCGCCGTGGCCGGACAGGCGGCGGAAATCGCCGCCGCCGGCGGGCTGATCGCCGCTTCCCCGGCGGCGCAGGCCGGTTACGCCCTCGGCCTGCGGCTGGCGGTAGCGCTGGCGGTGGGTGTGGCGCTGGTGGTCGGGGTGCTGCGCATCGTGTACGGCTGGTCGCTGGCGAGGCTGATGATCCTGGGATATGTGGCGGTGATGGCGGTGACTGGCCTGGCCCCGGCGGAAATCATCGGCATCGCCTACGATTCCGGCGGGGTGACCACTTCCACCATCACCGTGCCGCTGGTGACCGCGCTGGGGGTGGGGCTGGCCCATTCGATCCGGGGTCGCAATCCCCTGGTGGATGGTTTCGGCCTGATCGCCTTCGCCTCCCTGACGCCGATGATCTTCGTCATGCTTTACGGGATCGCAATGCAATGGCTTGGTTGA
- a CDS encoding winged helix-turn-helix domain-containing protein — translation MAKLKQSRGEEIGLAAGEIWRYLNQYGEASPSKLASATGLSTKEVQRAIGWLAREGKLIIETDGRTEIFRLA, via the coding sequence ATGGCGAAGCTGAAACAGTCCCGGGGGGAGGAAATCGGCCTGGCGGCCGGCGAGATCTGGCGTTACCTGAACCAGTATGGTGAGGCCAGCCCGTCCAAACTGGCGTCGGCCACCGGCCTGAGCACCAAGGAAGTGCAGCGGGCGATCGGCTGGCTGGCGCGGGAAGGGAAGCTTATCATAGAGACCGACGGCCGGACGGAGATTTTCCGCCTGGCCTGA
- the minE gene encoding cell division topological specificity factor MinE — MGLLSYFRSSRPKSAQVAKERLQILVAHERKLRDAPSYLPQMQQEILAVIRKYVAVDEDAISIQMEQDAEHEILEVNIVLPEDGAGGKVHSQPLR; from the coding sequence ATGGGCTTATTGAGTTATTTCCGCTCGTCGCGCCCCAAGAGCGCTCAGGTGGCCAAGGAGCGTCTGCAGATTCTGGTCGCCCACGAGCGCAAGCTGCGCGATGCCCCCAGTTACCTGCCACAGATGCAGCAGGAGATCCTGGCGGTCATCCGCAAATACGTCGCCGTGGACGAGGATGCCATCTCCATTCAGATGGAGCAGGACGCCGAACACGAAATTCTCGAGGTCAACATCGTCCTGCCGGAGGACGGGGCCGGTGGCAAGGTTCATTCACAGCCGTTGAGGTGA
- the minD gene encoding septum site-determining protein MinD translates to MARIIVVTSGKGGVGKTTTSASLGMGLALRGHRTAVIDFDVGLRNIDLIMGCERRVVYDFVNVINGDASLRQALIRDKRCDNLYILPASQTRDKDALTKEGVGQVLEELAEEFDYVVCDSPAGIEKGAYLAMYYADDAIVVSNPEVSSVRDADRMVGILASKSRRAELGEEPIKEHLLLTRYDPRRVEKGEMLSVDDVLEILALPLLGVVPDSQAVLNASNEGVPVILHEDSDAGQAYRDAVARYLGEEVPHRFIRPEKKGLLGRLFRGG, encoded by the coding sequence GTGGCAAGAATCATCGTGGTCACCTCGGGCAAGGGCGGGGTCGGCAAGACCACCACGTCCGCATCCCTAGGGATGGGGCTGGCCCTGCGTGGGCACCGCACGGCGGTGATCGACTTCGACGTCGGCCTGCGCAACATAGACCTGATCATGGGTTGTGAGCGCCGGGTCGTCTATGACTTCGTCAACGTCATCAACGGCGATGCCAGCCTGCGCCAGGCGCTGATCCGCGACAAGCGCTGCGACAACCTTTACATCCTGCCGGCCTCCCAGACCCGGGATAAAGATGCGCTGACCAAGGAGGGCGTCGGCCAGGTACTGGAGGAGCTGGCGGAAGAATTCGACTATGTGGTCTGCGATTCCCCCGCCGGGATCGAGAAGGGCGCCTACTTGGCGATGTATTACGCCGACGACGCCATCGTAGTGAGCAATCCCGAGGTTTCCTCGGTCCGCGACGCCGACCGCATGGTCGGCATCCTGGCGAGCAAGTCGCGCCGCGCCGAACTGGGCGAGGAACCGATCAAGGAGCATTTGCTGCTGACCCGTTACGATCCCCGTCGGGTCGAGAAGGGTGAAATGCTCAGCGTCGACGACGTTCTGGAGATCCTGGCGCTGCCGCTGTTGGGCGTCGTCCCCGACTCCCAGGCGGTGCTCAACGCCTCCAACGAAGGGGTGCCGGTGATCCTCCACGAGGACAGCGACGCCGGTCAGGCCTACCGCGACGCGGTCGCCCGCTATCTGGGGGAAGAGGTGCCGCACCGCTTCATCCGTCCGGAGAAGAAGGGGCTGCTGGGCCGCCTGTTTAGAGGAGGGTGA
- the minC gene encoding septum site-determining protein MinC: protein MTTDTQPHRPAVEIKGTAVTLPVLFLHSCDMAAVMAQLQQHLAKAPEFFRRAPVVVDASRLPAGESLDLSQFVTRLRALELIPVALRGGETSLQAQAVTCQLAVLPSGPVPESSAEPAPRAKPATAEPPSPRRAMWVEQPVRSGQRIYARGTDLIVTASVGYGAEIMADGHIHVYGTLRGRALAGVRGDTECAIFCRDLQAELVSIAGHYQVSEQLDAVRGKSVRIRLRGDSLIVEPF from the coding sequence ATGACCACAGACACCCAACCCCATCGGCCCGCCGTGGAAATCAAGGGGACGGCGGTCACGCTCCCCGTGCTGTTCCTGCACAGTTGCGACATGGCGGCTGTGATGGCCCAGTTGCAACAGCATCTGGCCAAAGCACCGGAGTTTTTCCGCAGGGCCCCGGTGGTCGTCGACGCCAGCCGGCTGCCGGCAGGCGAGTCCCTTGATCTGTCCCAGTTCGTCACCCGGCTGCGGGCGCTGGAGCTGATTCCCGTGGCGCTGCGCGGCGGGGAAACATCGCTGCAGGCGCAGGCGGTCACCTGTCAGCTGGCGGTGCTGCCTTCCGGCCCGGTTCCGGAAAGCAGCGCCGAACCGGCCCCCAGGGCTAAACCGGCAACTGCCGAACCGCCCTCCCCGCGCCGGGCCATGTGGGTGGAGCAGCCGGTCCGTTCCGGCCAGCGTATCTACGCCCGGGGCACCGATCTGATTGTGACCGCTTCAGTAGGGTATGGAGCGGAAATCATGGCCGACGGTCATATTCATGTCTATGGGACGCTGCGGGGCCGGGCCCTGGCCGGGGTGCGGGGGGATACCGAGTGCGCCATTTTCTGCCGCGATCTGCAGGCGGAACTGGTGTCCATCGCCGGCCATTACCAGGTCAGTGAGCAGTTGGACGCGGTGCGCGGCAAATCGGTACGCATTCGGCTGCGTGGGGACTCCCTCATTGTCGAACCTTTTTGA